From the Candidatus Dadabacteria bacterium genome, one window contains:
- a CDS encoding glutamate synthase subunit beta has protein sequence MGDPTGFMNYKRKLGPDRDPARRIADWDEFHGHLPEKELATQGARCMDCGVPFCQTGQIIGGMTAGCPINNLIPEWNDLIYSGLWREALERLHKTNNFPEFTGRICPAPCEGSCVLGINEPAVTIKSIECAIVDRGFEEGWITPEPPEIRTGKKVAVIGSGPAGLSCAAQLNKAGHLVTVFERDDRIGGLLMYGIPNPHLDKKIVDRRVDILAEEGIEFVTNTEVGKDIDGNELVENFDAVVICTGATKPRDLPIEGRDLDGIHFAMEFLRANTKSLLDSGLADGCYISAADKDVIILGGGDTGTDCVATSMRHGCRSLLQFEILPKPPLERTADNPWPQWPRVYRLDYGQQEAMAVFGEDPRRYQVLTKRFVGDAEGRVAELETVRIEWYIGDDGRMAFREVEGSEQKWPCGLVLLALGFLGPEQELLQQMNIHTDERSNAMAEYGKYMTNVEGVFAAGDSRRGQSLVVWAINEGREAARECDRYLMGSTDLP, from the coding sequence ATGGGTGATCCCACAGGTTTTATGAATTACAAAAGGAAGCTCGGGCCTGACAGGGATCCTGCCCGCAGAATCGCCGACTGGGACGAGTTTCACGGCCATCTCCCCGAAAAAGAACTCGCCACTCAGGGTGCAAGGTGCATGGACTGCGGGGTCCCCTTCTGCCAGACGGGCCAGATAATCGGCGGCATGACCGCGGGATGCCCCATAAACAACCTTATACCCGAGTGGAACGACCTGATTTATTCGGGACTCTGGAGAGAGGCTCTCGAGAGACTTCACAAGACGAACAATTTCCCCGAGTTCACGGGCCGGATATGCCCCGCTCCCTGCGAGGGGTCGTGCGTTCTGGGCATTAACGAGCCCGCGGTCACCATAAAAAGCATAGAGTGCGCCATAGTCGACAGGGGTTTTGAGGAAGGATGGATAACCCCCGAGCCCCCCGAGATCAGAACCGGGAAGAAAGTCGCCGTCATAGGCTCCGGGCCCGCGGGACTTTCCTGCGCCGCGCAGCTTAACAAGGCGGGACATTTGGTCACCGTGTTTGAGAGGGACGACCGCATCGGTGGACTGCTCATGTATGGAATTCCCAATCCTCACCTCGACAAGAAGATAGTCGACCGCCGCGTCGATATACTCGCGGAAGAGGGAATCGAGTTCGTCACCAACACGGAAGTGGGAAAGGATATCGACGGAAACGAACTCGTAGAGAACTTTGACGCGGTCGTGATATGCACGGGAGCTACGAAGCCTAGGGATCTTCCGATTGAGGGAAGGGACCTTGATGGAATCCACTTTGCTATGGAGTTTCTGAGGGCCAACACGAAGAGCCTTCTTGACAGTGGGCTCGCCGACGGCTGCTACATCTCCGCTGCGGACAAAGACGTTATCATTCTCGGGGGTGGCGACACCGGAACTGACTGCGTCGCGACATCCATGAGACACGGATGCAGGAGCCTTCTTCAGTTCGAAATACTTCCCAAGCCTCCGCTCGAAAGGACTGCGGATAACCCGTGGCCGCAATGGCCTAGGGTGTACAGGCTTGATTACGGCCAACAGGAGGCCATGGCGGTTTTCGGAGAAGATCCGAGAAGGTATCAGGTTCTTACCAAAAGATTCGTAGGAGACGCAGAGGGCAGAGTGGCGGAACTTGAGACCGTACGCATTGAGTGGTACATTGGGGATGACGGAAGGATGGCTTTTCGGGAAGTTGAGGGTTCCGAGCAGAAATGGCCATGCGGGCTAGTGCTTTTGGCCCTCGGATTCTTGGGACCCGAGCAGGAACTCCTCCAGCAGATGAATATCCATACCGACGAGCGCTCAAACGCCATGGCGGAATACGGAAAGTACATGACGAACGTCGAGGGAGTCTTCGCCGCGGGGGACTCGCGCAGGGGGCAAAGCCTTGTGGTCTGGGCTATAAACGAGGGAAGAGAAGCCGCAAGAGAGTGCGACAGGTATCTTATGGGGTCAACCGATCTTCCATAA
- a CDS encoding tyrosine--tRNA ligase: MAFADPKEQLKVIRRGTEAIIPEEELLLKLEASRANDRPLKVKAGFDPTSPDLHLGHGIILKKLRDFQTLGHEVLFLIGDFTAYIGDPSGRSETRPSISKEEIIKNSRTYERQVFKVLDRKKTQILSNSRWLSNLDPEEFLGLTSLVNVSRILDRDDFSKRYREGVSISLREFIYPLVQAYDSVQMHCDVELGGTDQTFNILLGRDFQRHYGQSPQVGVFLPILEGTDGVKKMSKSLGNYIGLDESPQDIYGKMMSISDDLMWRYYLLLSTCNEKKIRKLRTEHPMDAKKGLAREVVSWLHDTQSALEAERDFETKFSKRSFPEDAKEKDYVPGSRKIVDLVIGVSDSVSTKGEAKRLISQGGLVIDGEKYTDPNSEFPDKIAFEIKIGKKEFLKVVIK; this comes from the coding sequence ATGGCCTTCGCTGATCCTAAAGAACAATTAAAGGTAATAAGACGAGGAACCGAGGCGATAATTCCCGAAGAGGAGCTTCTTTTGAAGCTTGAAGCTTCAAGAGCGAACGACCGTCCCCTGAAGGTAAAGGCAGGGTTTGACCCCACCTCCCCCGACCTGCATCTGGGTCACGGGATAATCCTCAAGAAACTCCGCGATTTTCAGACCTTGGGCCACGAAGTTCTTTTCCTGATAGGGGATTTCACTGCCTACATAGGAGATCCCTCCGGCAGGAGCGAAACCCGCCCTTCGATTTCAAAAGAGGAGATAATCAAGAATTCAAGGACCTACGAACGTCAGGTTTTCAAGGTTCTTGACAGAAAAAAGACCCAAATTCTTTCAAACTCCCGCTGGCTCAGCAATCTTGATCCAGAAGAGTTCCTCGGGCTTACCTCTCTGGTTAACGTATCGCGGATACTTGACCGGGATGATTTCTCAAAGAGGTACAGGGAGGGAGTGTCCATTTCCCTCAGGGAGTTCATATATCCCCTGGTGCAGGCGTACGACTCGGTGCAGATGCACTGCGACGTTGAACTTGGCGGTACGGATCAGACCTTCAACATACTGCTCGGCCGCGATTTCCAGAGACATTACGGACAATCTCCGCAGGTAGGAGTTTTTCTTCCAATACTTGAGGGAACAGATGGGGTAAAGAAGATGTCAAAGTCGCTTGGAAACTATATAGGTCTTGACGAATCTCCGCAGGATATATACGGGAAAATGATGTCGATTTCTGACGATCTTATGTGGAGATACTATCTTCTTTTAAGCACCTGCAATGAAAAAAAGATACGAAAATTAAGAACTGAGCATCCCATGGATGCAAAAAAAGGGCTTGCTAGGGAAGTTGTTTCCTGGCTCCACGACACCCAGAGTGCCCTTGAAGCCGAACGGGATTTTGAGACCAAGTTCTCAAAGAGATCTTTTCCAGAAGACGCAAAGGAAAAAGACTATGTTCCCGGCTCCCGAAAGATAGTTGATCTTGTTATAGGAGTGTCCGATTCCGTCAGCACTAAAGGGGAGGCTAAAAGGCTCATATCTCAGGGAGGACTTGTCATAGACGGAGAGAAGTACACCGATCCGAATTCGGAATTTCCTGACAAAATCGCTTTCGAGATTAAAATCGGGAAAAAAGAGTTCCTGAAAGTCGTTATCAAGTAA
- a CDS encoding ribonuclease HI family protein, with the protein MSPEKTTEVYIDGASRGNPGKSGIGVLVIRPDGTREEIREYIGSGTNNEAEYKALIKALGYLVAKDSSKVKIHTDSQLVASQMNGLWKVKDSKLRILHSEAKKLASSLPALEIEYIPRENNAEADSLANQAIDRYFND; encoded by the coding sequence ATGTCCCCAGAAAAAACAACCGAAGTCTATATAGACGGAGCGTCAAGGGGAAACCCGGGAAAATCCGGAATCGGGGTTCTTGTTATCCGCCCGGACGGAACAAGAGAGGAAATAAGGGAATATATCGGGAGCGGAACGAACAACGAGGCGGAGTACAAGGCGCTCATAAAAGCGCTCGGTTATCTCGTGGCTAAAGACAGCTCAAAGGTGAAAATTCACACTGATTCCCAGCTTGTCGCAAGTCAGATGAACGGGCTCTGGAAAGTAAAGGATTCAAAGCTTAGAATACTTCACTCGGAAGCGAAAAAACTCGCTTCATCCCTTCCGGCACTCGAAATAGAATATATCCCTAGGGAGAATAACGCAGAGGCTGACAGTCTTGCGAACCAAGCGATAGATAGATATTTTAATGATTAG
- a CDS encoding ABC transporter ATP-binding protein — MQGEPLKTSGLSYGVNGKIIVDDVSFEIKRNEFLGIVGPNGAGKSTLLRLLARIINPTRGRILLDGENISGYEAKELYKKISFLPQTSYFDFPLSVLEVVLTGRYPYLGILESESKEDIKRAEDCLSLVDLKGFSRRKVTTLSGGEQQRVSIARVLAQETDFIFLDEPSSHLDIHHKFALMELLESLAQEGKGVVAVLHDLDLASKFCERILVLENGRVAALGGPSRVLSEKLLSSVFKVRGSWDPRNENLLVFR, encoded by the coding sequence ATGCAAGGAGAACCCTTAAAAACATCGGGACTCAGTTACGGAGTAAACGGAAAAATCATAGTTGACGACGTAAGCTTCGAGATCAAAAGAAACGAGTTTCTGGGCATAGTCGGCCCCAACGGCGCGGGGAAATCCACGCTTCTTCGCCTTCTTGCCCGTATAATCAATCCCACCAGAGGCCGCATCCTGCTTGATGGAGAGAATATCTCGGGATACGAAGCAAAAGAACTTTACAAAAAAATATCGTTTCTCCCTCAAACCTCGTATTTCGATTTTCCGCTGAGCGTGCTTGAGGTAGTACTTACGGGAAGGTATCCGTACCTAGGAATTCTCGAAAGCGAAAGCAAAGAAGATATAAAGCGCGCCGAGGATTGCCTTTCGCTTGTGGACTTGAAAGGGTTTTCTCGAAGAAAAGTAACGACACTCTCGGGAGGAGAGCAGCAGAGAGTGTCGATCGCAAGGGTTCTTGCACAGGAAACCGATTTTATTTTCCTTGACGAGCCATCCTCCCACCTTGACATACACCACAAGTTCGCCCTCATGGAACTGCTCGAGTCGCTAGCGCAAGAAGGAAAAGGGGTCGTGGCCGTTCTCCACGACCTTGATCTTGCGAGCAAGTTCTGCGAAAGGATCCTTGTACTTGAGAATGGACGAGTCGCAGCCTTGGGAGGACCGTCCCGCGTGCTTTCGGAAAAGCTTCTCTCGTCGGTATTTAAAGTAAGGGGTTCATGGGACCCCAGAAACGAAAATCTTCTTGTCTTCCGGTAA
- a CDS encoding iron ABC transporter permease — protein MPTGKKTLSLYAILASLLLLTVVVCVSLGTVSVPFDKVISVIAGKLLWLDTGAGIEKSQELIVWNVRLPRVLLAATIGGGLSIVGAVMQAMFRNPLAEPGILGWSSGGAFFAVLAIYTGIHQQWFLLLPLAAFAGTLLTAYAVYGISRYRGFVENTTLLLCGVALGTLFVSLTTFVLSVSNAWSMKEMLFWIMGGVDSRTWMHFAMAAVPVLAASIMLLFYAKNLNARLLGYETAKTVGIDIEKTTKHLIVLSSLIVGASVAVSGIVGFVGLIIPHSIRLLIGVDHRRLLPASFIAGAIFLPVADLIARTVMSPEELRLGIITSFIGVPFFVFLLRRNFSGRGIA, from the coding sequence ATGCCGACCGGTAAGAAAACGCTTTCCCTATATGCAATACTTGCCTCACTGCTTTTGTTGACCGTCGTTGTGTGCGTATCGCTCGGGACGGTGAGCGTTCCGTTTGACAAAGTAATCAGCGTGATAGCCGGCAAGCTGCTCTGGCTTGATACCGGAGCGGGAATCGAAAAATCACAGGAACTTATCGTTTGGAACGTTAGGCTCCCTAGGGTTCTTCTCGCCGCCACAATAGGAGGAGGACTCTCAATTGTGGGAGCGGTAATGCAGGCGATGTTCAGAAACCCCTTGGCCGAACCTGGAATACTGGGCTGGTCAAGTGGAGGGGCTTTTTTCGCCGTTCTGGCAATCTACACAGGTATTCATCAGCAGTGGTTTCTTCTGCTCCCTCTCGCAGCGTTTGCAGGCACACTTCTCACGGCATACGCAGTCTACGGAATATCACGTTACAGGGGTTTTGTCGAGAATACGACGCTTCTTCTCTGCGGGGTAGCTCTAGGAACACTTTTTGTCTCTCTCACGACTTTCGTGCTTTCGGTGTCAAACGCGTGGTCAATGAAGGAAATGCTCTTCTGGATAATGGGTGGAGTCGACTCGCGCACCTGGATGCATTTTGCAATGGCCGCGGTTCCCGTGCTTGCCGCCTCGATCATGCTGCTTTTTTACGCTAAGAACCTAAACGCAAGACTCCTAGGCTACGAGACAGCGAAGACCGTCGGTATCGACATAGAGAAAACAACCAAACATCTCATAGTCCTGAGTTCCCTAATAGTTGGAGCAAGCGTGGCGGTAAGCGGCATCGTGGGGTTCGTCGGACTTATAATTCCGCACTCAATAAGGTTGCTAATCGGAGTAGATCATCGCCGGCTCCTGCCCGCAAGTTTTATCGCCGGAGCCATATTTCTGCCTGTAGCAGACCTTATAGCAAGAACCGTCATGAGCCCTGAGGAACTTCGTCTCGGGATAATCACTTCCTTCATCGGAGTTCCTTTCTTCGTGTTTCTGCTGAGGCGAAATTTCAGCGGGAGGGGAATTGCGTAG
- a CDS encoding ABC transporter substrate-binding protein, whose product MIFKVSIRNLFAAFLFALFAAPVVCLAKPPCPKSIISLTLASDEILVDIIGDRKKIAALTYFSTDPLISNVVEKARGIPQVQANLEQVIVKSPDLVIVADHTNPNIRAHLEAAGIKVLVLHKIVSLESIKKNIKLVGEAVCEEAAAKNLVKKMETQIADAKAKIPPHAKVPTVLFYGAPGFTVGKRSTINDIIESSGAINLPARLGLSGYSNISTEYVIQNNPDLVLTSSYNPSHPDFVGQMFKNSAFRDKKIIVVAGKHLDAASHYAAQAVIDLVNLIFRAENNADR is encoded by the coding sequence CTGATTTTCAAGGTGAGTATCAGAAATCTGTTCGCGGCGTTCCTGTTTGCCCTCTTCGCCGCGCCAGTTGTATGCCTAGCAAAACCGCCCTGCCCAAAAAGCATAATATCGCTCACTTTGGCTTCAGATGAAATCCTAGTCGATATAATCGGCGACAGAAAAAAAATAGCTGCGCTTACCTATTTCTCGACCGACCCTCTGATCTCAAATGTCGTGGAAAAAGCGCGGGGAATTCCACAGGTCCAAGCAAACCTCGAGCAGGTAATTGTAAAATCTCCGGATCTCGTGATAGTCGCGGATCACACCAACCCGAACATACGGGCACATCTTGAGGCAGCGGGGATAAAAGTACTGGTGCTCCACAAAATCGTCTCTCTTGAGAGTATAAAAAAGAATATAAAACTAGTTGGAGAAGCTGTCTGCGAGGAAGCTGCGGCGAAAAACCTCGTAAAAAAAATGGAAACCCAGATCGCGGATGCCAAGGCAAAGATTCCGCCTCACGCAAAAGTCCCGACGGTTCTTTTCTACGGAGCTCCAGGGTTCACGGTCGGCAAACGCTCAACCATAAACGACATAATAGAAAGTTCCGGAGCCATAAACCTCCCGGCACGCCTCGGGCTAAGCGGATACAGCAACATATCTACCGAATACGTAATCCAGAACAACCCTGACCTAGTGCTTACAAGTAGTTATAATCCATCTCACCCGGATTTTGTAGGCCAGATGTTCAAAAATTCCGCCTTCAGAGACAAAAAGATCATAGTCGTCGCGGGAAAACATCTGGACGCCGCGTCTCATTATGCGGCACAGGCCGTAATTGATCTGGTGAACCTGATATTCAGAGCAGAGAACAATGCCGACCGGTAA
- a CDS encoding zinc-binding dehydrogenase, with translation MKAIIYHEFGETDVLKYEEVSKPELGPGEVLVEVKSSSINFVDLRLRSGKSPRPVPLPHVGGVDVAGIVCEKSEDVSDVETGDRVMIMPAVRSERGLEIVGVNLHGGFAEYVKIPSSNVVSIPEGLSFDDAATLPTCYVTAWYGFCERANIAKGETVLVHAAGSGTGSAAIQVAKLFDSFVIATAGSDEKLEKAKEIGADVTINYNSSDLGEELKKITKTHKINMIFDPVGASVWKENTQYLAPGGKLLLIGVAGGGATEAALGPLIMKDLSVLGVTVFNARAEHFEKVAQLAEEGALKPSIHSRFHLSETAAAQKILEDRQQFGKVILNP, from the coding sequence ATGAAAGCGATTATCTATCACGAATTCGGAGAAACTGACGTTCTTAAATACGAAGAGGTAAGTAAGCCGGAACTTGGACCGGGAGAAGTCCTTGTAGAGGTAAAATCCTCCTCCATAAACTTCGTCGACCTGAGGCTCAGAAGCGGGAAATCACCCCGTCCAGTGCCCCTGCCGCACGTGGGGGGAGTAGACGTGGCGGGCATTGTATGCGAGAAAAGCGAGGACGTGTCTGACGTGGAAACGGGCGATCGGGTCATGATCATGCCGGCCGTGCGCTCGGAAAGGGGTCTTGAGATAGTCGGGGTCAATCTCCACGGAGGATTCGCCGAATATGTAAAGATACCTTCATCCAACGTGGTATCGATTCCCGAAGGGCTCTCCTTTGACGACGCGGCGACCCTTCCAACCTGCTACGTCACCGCCTGGTACGGCTTCTGCGAAAGAGCGAATATCGCCAAGGGAGAAACAGTGCTTGTGCACGCGGCGGGAAGCGGAACCGGAAGCGCGGCGATCCAGGTAGCCAAGCTCTTCGACTCCTTCGTGATAGCTACCGCGGGAAGCGACGAAAAACTTGAGAAGGCAAAAGAAATCGGAGCCGACGTCACCATAAACTATAACTCCTCAGACCTCGGAGAAGAACTAAAGAAAATTACAAAAACGCATAAGATAAACATGATCTTCGATCCCGTGGGAGCTTCGGTGTGGAAAGAGAACACGCAGTACCTAGCCCCCGGGGGAAAACTTCTGCTGATCGGAGTTGCCGGGGGTGGCGCCACGGAAGCAGCCCTCGGCCCGCTTATTATGAAAGACCTCTCCGTACTGGGAGTAACGGTGTTTAACGCCCGGGCGGAACACTTCGAAAAAGTCGCACAGCTTGCTGAGGAAGGTGCCCTGAAACCTTCGATACATAGCAGGTTTCACCTGAGTGAAACAGCTGCGGCGCAGAAAATTCTCGAAGACCGCCAGCAGTTCGGAAAAGTCATCCTGAACCCGTAA
- a CDS encoding putative sulfate exporter family transporter has protein sequence MENEAADSPEENHGLSEDWVVFGPAFILIALGLLFPYLSLPKFSWAPDSLGEVLSAKNISLSLSLGVVFLFFSSFGIRMMGGSVTRYVVGFPLVFALAWASKFLAGNAMAKEWGVSYVIFALLIGMFVGNVFPDRFREAVRTEYYIKIGLIILGSGILFGKILSAGSAGILQALFVVLVIWYACYWICRRLAVDSEFAAMLSTAVSICGVSAAIAACGAIGGDRKKLSYVTSLVLIVAVPMMLIMPWAVEHFQIPAVIGGAWIGGTIDTTGAVVAAGELVGESAMNAAVVVKFSQNAMLGLAAFALSLWWTFRQGADEGVKPSIGVIWERFPKFILGFMAASLLFSFAVGDDLVSQTKGLMKGLRGWWFALAFVCIGLETRFSTLVSMEEGRPAYAFLIAQGMNIIWTLIIAWILFGGLLFPAPVL, from the coding sequence ATGGAAAATGAAGCAGCAGACTCCCCCGAGGAAAACCACGGACTCTCCGAAGACTGGGTGGTTTTCGGACCGGCTTTCATCCTTATAGCCCTCGGGCTTCTTTTTCCCTATCTTTCTCTTCCCAAGTTTTCGTGGGCCCCGGATTCTCTGGGCGAGGTCTTAAGCGCAAAGAACATCTCTCTTTCCCTTTCGCTGGGAGTGGTCTTTTTGTTTTTTTCAAGCTTTGGAATCCGTATGATGGGCGGGTCGGTTACCCGCTACGTCGTGGGCTTTCCCCTAGTCTTCGCACTTGCGTGGGCGTCCAAGTTTCTCGCCGGAAACGCAATGGCCAAGGAATGGGGCGTAAGCTATGTCATCTTTGCTCTTTTAATCGGAATGTTCGTTGGCAATGTTTTCCCCGATCGCTTCCGAGAGGCGGTCCGCACCGAGTACTACATCAAGATTGGGCTTATAATTCTGGGTTCCGGAATCCTGTTCGGCAAGATACTCTCCGCGGGGTCGGCGGGAATTCTGCAAGCCCTGTTCGTTGTGCTCGTCATCTGGTACGCATGCTACTGGATCTGCAGGAGGCTTGCCGTGGATTCCGAGTTTGCCGCCATGCTCTCCACGGCCGTTTCCATCTGCGGAGTCTCTGCCGCCATTGCAGCCTGCGGAGCCATAGGCGGAGACAGAAAGAAGCTCTCCTACGTAACTTCTCTCGTTCTCATAGTGGCCGTCCCCATGATGCTCATCATGCCTTGGGCTGTAGAGCATTTCCAAATTCCTGCGGTGATCGGAGGAGCATGGATCGGAGGAACCATTGACACCACAGGAGCCGTGGTAGCCGCGGGGGAACTGGTGGGAGAATCGGCGATGAACGCTGCCGTGGTGGTGAAGTTTTCGCAGAACGCCATGCTGGGTCTAGCAGCTTTCGCTCTTTCTCTTTGGTGGACATTTCGCCAGGGAGCGGATGAAGGGGTAAAGCCGTCGATCGGGGTCATCTGGGAGCGCTTCCCAAAGTTCATTCTGGGTTTCATGGCGGCATCTCTTCTTTTTTCCTTCGCAGTTGGGGACGATCTTGTTTCGCAGACCAAGGGGCTCATGAAAGGGCTTCGCGGCTGGTGGTTCGCCCTTGCATTTGTCTGTATAGGCCTTGAGACCCGTTTTTCCACCCTGGTCAGCATGGAGGAAGGCCGTCCCGCCTATGCGTTTCTCATAGCGCAGGGAATGAACATCATCTGGACACTGATTATAGCCTGGATTCTTTTCGGCGGATTGTTATTCCCCGCCCCTGTTCTATAA
- a CDS encoding thermonuclease family protein, whose protein sequence is MLLCPASAEAETLTGKPYVTDGDTVKVSGERIRLEGIDAPERNQRCKDASGKSYDCGIVSTAALRNKIGRNSITCEGTKRDRYGRFLGTCYINEVDLNSWMVQNGYALAYRRYSRRYVSAEQEARENSRGVWAGEFVVPWSWRKGERLTNSSLHPGK, encoded by the coding sequence CTGCTGCTTTGCCCGGCGTCAGCAGAAGCCGAGACCCTGACCGGCAAGCCTTATGTAACAGACGGCGATACGGTCAAAGTTTCGGGGGAACGGATCAGACTCGAAGGAATTGACGCACCGGAAAGAAACCAGCGCTGCAAAGATGCTTCCGGAAAAAGCTATGACTGCGGCATTGTTTCAACCGCAGCTCTTAGAAACAAAATAGGGCGCAATTCCATTACGTGCGAGGGAACAAAGCGCGACCGCTACGGACGCTTTCTCGGAACCTGCTACATAAACGAGGTTGACTTAAACAGCTGGATGGTCCAAAACGGCTACGCACTCGCTTACAGGCGCTACTCACGCCGTTACGTCTCCGCAGAGCAGGAGGCCCGCGAAAACAGCCGCGGTGTGTGGGCCGGGGAATTCGTCGTGCCTTGGAGCTGGCGAAAAGGGGAACGGCTTACGAACAGTTCTCTACATCCCGGCAAGTAA
- a CDS encoding peptide chain release factor-like protein has translation MKNFGVSKEKQTALEREMKRLGIREEDIEETFTRSSGPGGQNVNKLATCVHLRHRPSGITVKVMRERSQALNRFFARRSLTEKIATQIHGEDSAERKKAQKIIKQKKRRKRKTAKKLAGNTQ, from the coding sequence ATGAAAAACTTCGGAGTTTCAAAGGAGAAACAAACGGCACTCGAGCGGGAAATGAAGCGTCTTGGCATAAGGGAAGAAGATATCGAGGAAACTTTCACGAGATCTTCGGGACCCGGCGGACAGAACGTAAACAAGTTGGCCACTTGCGTTCACCTGCGACACCGTCCAAGCGGCATTACCGTGAAGGTTATGAGAGAGCGTTCCCAGGCGCTTAACAGATTCTTTGCGAGGAGAAGCCTCACCGAAAAAATCGCAACGCAGATCCACGGAGAAGACTCCGCTGAAAGAAAAAAAGCGCAGAAGATAATAAAACAGAAAAAAAGAAGAAAAAGAAAGACGGCGAAAAAGCTCGCCGGTAATACCCAATGA
- a CDS encoding CBS domain-containing protein, with the protein MPCSIISRIRCVSITAGNYIRISVRFQERRSRASCLAKIPGCLILNLSGKRGSNTQMKVKEIMNSPVVTAKENDSLEQCARKMLELKIAQLPVVNNDGVLTGFVAASDFIAKKTTVSFSRTEILELFGQWFDQGEIEKIYEDAGRIMVKEVMSSPVISVGPDASVKEVFEELAGTGIHSVVVVEEEKPVGLVSVSDFLKLIVR; encoded by the coding sequence ATGCCCTGCTCTATCATCTCACGGATCCGCTGCGTTTCCATCACAGCGGGGAATTATATACGCATATCAGTGCGTTTCCAAGAAAGGAGATCCAGAGCAAGCTGCCTTGCAAAAATCCCCGGCTGTCTTATCCTTAATCTGTCCGGAAAAAGAGGTTCTAATACACAGATGAAAGTAAAAGAGATAATGAACAGCCCAGTGGTCACCGCCAAGGAGAATGACTCGCTTGAGCAGTGCGCGCGCAAGATGCTTGAACTCAAAATTGCCCAACTTCCGGTGGTTAACAATGACGGAGTCCTCACAGGATTCGTAGCCGCAAGCGACTTTATCGCTAAAAAAACCACCGTCTCCTTCTCGAGAACCGAAATCCTCGAACTCTTCGGACAGTGGTTTGACCAGGGAGAAATTGAGAAGATATATGAGGATGCCGGGCGTATCATGGTGAAGGAAGTAATGAGCAGCCCTGTCATATCCGTCGGCCCGGACGCATCTGTAAAAGAGGTATTCGAAGAATTAGCCGGAACTGGAATCCACAGCGTTGTCGTGGTCGAGGAGGAAAAACCCGTGGGGCTTGTCTCGGTATCCGATTTTCTGAAACTGATAGTAAGATAA
- a CDS encoding BolA/IbaG family iron-sulfur metabolism protein, with amino-acid sequence METQRIREMIEQGISTSFVEVEGDGTHFQAVVVSEQFRGKPPIERHKLVYAALGDAMESEIHAISIKTYTDDQWEKLKK; translated from the coding sequence ATGGAAACGCAGCGGATCCGTGAGATGATAGAGCAGGGCATTTCAACGTCGTTTGTCGAGGTTGAAGGGGACGGAACGCATTTTCAGGCAGTCGTCGTATCCGAACAGTTCAGGGGCAAGCCGCCTATTGAACGTCACAAGCTTGTTTACGCGGCGCTTGGAGACGCTATGGAATCCGAAATTCATGCCATCTCTATAAAAACCTACACGGACGATCAGTGGGAGAAACTTAAAAAGTAA
- the grxD gene encoding Grx4 family monothiol glutaredoxin gives MSDIQKKIGRQIEENPIILYMKGSKEMPQCGFSAQVVNILNYYGVDYETVDVLLDPKIRQGIKDYSQWPTLPQLYVNGNFIGGCDICTDMHVNGELGEILKEDAGG, from the coding sequence ATGTCGGATATACAGAAAAAAATAGGGCGTCAGATCGAAGAGAACCCTATTATCCTTTACATGAAGGGGTCAAAAGAGATGCCGCAGTGTGGTTTTTCGGCGCAGGTGGTGAACATTCTCAACTACTACGGGGTGGATTACGAGACCGTCGATGTTCTTTTGGATCCGAAGATCCGCCAAGGGATAAAGGACTACTCGCAGTGGCCAACCCTTCCGCAGCTCTACGTTAACGGCAATTTCATAGGCGGATGCGATATATGTACCGACATGCATGTAAATGGGGAGCTGGGGGAAATTCTTAAGGAAGACGCCGGGGGCTGA